The Lactobacillus sp. CBA3605 genome contains a region encoding:
- a CDS encoding MurR/RpiR family transcriptional regulator, whose amino-acid sequence MFSYDQVQQLNRLEIEIYKYIMGHPVEVSTMTIRQLANQSHVSATTILRFLKRMGYDGYAEFKFTLREQLKQDAEQPLAKTVVPMRAFFDRLNIPAVTTKLKQATTLIQHAQTVVLIGAGTSKGLASYGTHLLANFGVYALQIVETMQPLPVQHRDLSQTVLLLLSVSGESEAVIQQGLYYQQSGAHLVVITASSHSTAAGIGEVVLTYDIPEVQAVSGGSTLSQLPVVYFLEQLAMGVQPLE is encoded by the coding sequence ATGTTTTCATATGATCAAGTTCAGCAGTTGAATCGCTTAGAGATTGAGATTTATAAGTATATTATGGGTCATCCGGTAGAAGTGAGTACCATGACGATCCGACAATTAGCGAATCAAAGTCATGTCTCGGCGACCACCATCTTGCGGTTTTTAAAGCGGATGGGTTATGACGGCTACGCTGAATTCAAATTTACCTTGCGCGAACAGTTGAAGCAAGATGCTGAACAACCTTTAGCTAAAACGGTTGTGCCGATGCGGGCCTTTTTTGACCGCCTGAATATTCCAGCGGTCACGACGAAATTAAAACAAGCGACGACCTTGATTCAACATGCCCAAACGGTGGTTCTCATTGGCGCGGGGACGAGCAAAGGCTTGGCGAGTTATGGCACGCACTTACTAGCTAACTTTGGCGTGTATGCTTTACAAATTGTGGAGACGATGCAACCGTTGCCTGTTCAACATCGTGATTTGTCGCAAACGGTGTTATTGCTCTTATCCGTTTCTGGAGAATCCGAAGCGGTCATTCAACAAGGGTTATATTATCAGCAAAGTGGGGCGCATTTAGTTGTCATCACCGCTAGTAGTCATTCCACCGCAGCTGGAATTGGCGAGGTGGTCTTAACCTATGATATTCCGGAAGTGCAGGCGGTCAGTGGTGGCAGCACTTTGTCACAGTTACCAGTCGTTTATTTTTTAGAACAATTGGCGATGGGCGTCCAACCCTTGGAATAG
- a CDS encoding GTP pyrophosphokinase family protein → MSKANPQSDAANQLLPAAPELLQAVDQLKAYSLRYEVAMKLVLDKLDYISREYELRYGYALIDSEQSRIKSPESIIGKVKRKQLPLTLATVFDNLHDIAGIRLIVRFLSDIKTVEDLLATQADIKVLRVKDYVHHPKANGYQSLHLILGVPVYTVDGPNIIEVELQIRTIAMNFWASLEHELNYKKNVPEQATLQRALTKKARLITRLDQEMDDIKTRMYDQDPK, encoded by the coding sequence GTGAGTAAAGCAAATCCTCAATCGGATGCGGCCAATCAATTATTACCCGCCGCGCCTGAATTATTACAAGCAGTCGATCAATTGAAGGCGTATTCGTTGCGGTATGAAGTCGCAATGAAGCTTGTTTTAGATAAGTTAGACTATATTAGTCGTGAATATGAACTGCGCTATGGCTATGCTTTAATTGATAGTGAACAGTCCCGCATCAAGTCGCCGGAAAGTATCATCGGTAAGGTCAAACGTAAGCAGTTGCCTTTGACGCTGGCGACGGTATTTGATAATTTACACGATATTGCTGGGATTCGGTTAATCGTCCGCTTTTTGAGTGACATTAAAACCGTCGAAGACTTATTGGCGACCCAAGCAGATATTAAAGTATTACGCGTCAAGGATTATGTGCATCATCCGAAGGCGAACGGTTATCAAAGTTTGCATTTGATTTTGGGTGTCCCGGTGTATACGGTTGATGGTCCGAATATTATTGAAGTTGAATTACAGATTCGGACAATTGCGATGAATTTCTGGGCGTCGTTAGAACATGAACTGAACTATAAAAAGAATGTTCCCGAACAAGCGACCTTACAACGAGCCTTGACTAAAAAGGCGCGGTTAATTACCCGTTTAGATCAAGAAATGGATGATATTAAGACCCGCATGTATGACCAAGATCCTAAGTAA
- a CDS encoding LCP family protein — translation MAHFKLRPVLIAVGIVALIVLIAGGLFVHQTLAAYQSSINSGKTAKNVDTSKPLSILLLGTDTGADGRIDKGNSDTIMVVTINPKTKKTVITSIPRDTLAEMVGDSQTNVQKLNAAYNIGGSDMAKASVSRLLNIPINYYATINMGGLKQIVNAVGGVTITSPMDVTFDNITVTKGTHHLNGKEALAYTRMRHQDPRGDYGRQLRQQQVMKAVLAKLAKTATLTHYSELLSSLKGNLKTDLSFKELVGLATHDHENTKNIQSTQLVGTPAWINTSSYQIASTKTLQATSDAIRQQLGLKKAKLSNMETKLNALNPTYDGINNLNYDTNGLDRITYTDSTN, via the coding sequence ATGGCACATTTTAAATTACGACCGGTACTAATCGCAGTGGGCATCGTTGCCCTAATCGTTTTAATCGCTGGCGGCCTATTCGTTCATCAAACTTTAGCGGCCTATCAATCATCGATTAATTCCGGTAAAACGGCCAAAAACGTTGATACCAGCAAGCCACTCAGTATTTTATTATTGGGAACCGATACTGGTGCCGATGGCCGGATTGATAAAGGGAATTCTGATACGATCATGGTCGTGACCATTAATCCCAAGACTAAAAAGACGGTCATTACCAGTATTCCACGTGACACCTTAGCCGAAATGGTGGGCGACTCACAAACTAATGTTCAAAAACTGAACGCCGCTTATAATATCGGCGGTTCCGATATGGCGAAAGCTAGTGTCAGTCGATTGCTCAACATTCCCATTAACTACTATGCCACGATTAACATGGGCGGCTTGAAACAAATTGTGAATGCCGTTGGCGGGGTCACGATTACCAGTCCCATGGATGTCACCTTTGACAATATTACCGTCACTAAAGGGACCCATCACCTCAACGGCAAAGAGGCCTTGGCTTATACCCGGATGCGGCACCAAGATCCCCGGGGCGATTATGGGCGCCAGCTACGGCAGCAGCAAGTCATGAAGGCTGTCCTAGCTAAACTCGCTAAAACGGCGACCCTCACTCATTACAGCGAGTTATTAAGTTCACTTAAAGGCAACTTAAAGACCGACCTGAGCTTCAAAGAATTAGTCGGCTTAGCCACGCATGATCATGAAAATACGAAGAATATTCAGTCTACGCAACTAGTCGGCACCCCCGCTTGGATTAATACCAGTTCTTATCAAATTGCCAGCACGAAGACCTTACAAGCAACTTCCGATGCGATTCGCCAACAATTAGGGCTTAAAAAGGCTAAGTTGTCGAACATGGAAACCAAGTTAAATGCGTTAAATCCAACCTATGATGGCATTAACAATTTAAATTATGACACCAATGGTTTGGACCGTATCACTTATACCGATAGTACCAACTAA
- a CDS encoding TetR/AcrR family transcriptional regulator — protein sequence MVGTKNNRRSQMTDRLIQDSLIELLQKQTINEITVTAVCKVADINRGTFYAHYEDVKDCMHTMEQDATKELLAVINEHTHPNSLRAILTGIFEIVKKRHAVTSFILTTDQDFLMHFIATTKREILEHDRAKVGATSIREGQYMFEYYLNGIVGVVRYWLKTGLQETPEQLASFINDWWYRGKPLKDITDLPTEP from the coding sequence ATGGTTGGAACAAAAAACAATCGGCGGTCCCAAATGACCGACCGTTTAATCCAAGATAGCTTAATTGAACTACTACAAAAACAAACGATTAACGAAATTACCGTGACCGCCGTTTGCAAGGTCGCTGACATTAATCGTGGGACTTTTTACGCCCACTACGAAGACGTCAAAGACTGCATGCATACAATGGAACAAGACGCCACCAAAGAATTACTCGCTGTGATCAATGAACATACGCATCCGAATTCCTTACGTGCGATTCTAACGGGGATTTTCGAAATCGTAAAAAAGCGGCATGCCGTAACCTCCTTCATTTTGACCACTGACCAAGACTTTTTGATGCATTTCATTGCCACGACTAAGCGCGAAATTCTCGAACACGACCGGGCAAAAGTTGGCGCCACCAGTATTCGTGAGGGTCAGTATATGTTTGAATACTACTTAAATGGTATCGTGGGTGTTGTGCGTTATTGGTTGAAGACCGGTTTACAAGAGACTCCCGAACAACTCGCTAGCTTCATTAACGATTGGTGGTATCGTGGCAAACCTTTGAAAGATATTACGGATTTGCCTACCGAACCTTAA
- a CDS encoding MMPL family transporter has product MKGSHRRFIIQALIWVVVMVAAIVMLPNVSQLVRDKGQTQLPSSAKSQVAQVIQDHWGRNQNNTRQVVVVFSNGDKPLTANQKQEIAGTIQRFKVQKSKYHVKSMTAASDNSAAKKQLISKDKSTELLQLMVGKTQTVENMTANITAGAKTSGVKTYITGSDILDDDFTQETEAGIQKTEIITVIFIFIVLTLVFRSPITPLVSLLSVGVSFIISLSIVMNLVNKFDFPLSNFTEVFMVVVLFGIGTDYNILLFDQFKEELSHGDSPVAATGRAVKIAGRTILYSGSSVLIGFTSLGLANFSIYRSAVGVAIAVAVLLLVLLTLNPFFMAILGPRLFWPTKKFAGGSTSKMWHGISASSVRYPIIALVVVLGVSLPFILTYNNQLNYDTLAELKDTIPAKQGFKVVQTHFSKGTAEPSTLYIKSDHALNNEKDLKVIDSLTKQLQKVDGVKTVASATQPGGSEISALYVKSQLGTVTSGMKSASKGLTKISSGLDSADSQLKGSNMSSGVSDAKELATGAKTVADGVVTYANGVYTVNNGLDQLNSKTGTLSSGVNQLASGSKQVSTGLNTLSSKTGTLASATSQLSTGANSLKTGVVTYTNGVYTVNKGLSTLNSKTGTLSSSVNQLFSGTQSLSTGLDKLSSKNSTIANGTANLTSSVAQLQTGASSISNGLAQMDEQIKAGTSTVDTAKLAQLTAGLDAINKQMEALIQSSGSIESSVSTLNSVSDSMSKSQSGITKDMTTIQAALESAAKTDAAGTTSTSVNANSVASAAIAAAGSSATDSEKAAISAAVASEFANTSSSTATTKAGSTTNATAGLQALSDLQEQLTSMEKATKQLSDLSNQLSSLSQLSTLAQKTIDVNNNSKTAVSGLQTAVASMQKIEVALKGTNTQLGLVPGSSQLTTGLSQLQSGTTTLASSLGEYTNGVSSAASGANQVNNGVGTLQSSIPTLTSAISALDAGTNKLVANSSALNSGASQLASGNGQLNAQVPTLVSGVNKLSSGASQVSTGMTSLQGQIPTLTSAISALDAGTNKLVANSATLADGASQVADGNQTMYTTLQSLVKQMATLQKGLGTASDGTKTINKGVGSANSYLVGLKKSDAAKTYYVPKSTLKGKTYKTALKAYMSGNNHATKMTIVLNDNPSSKAAMNKVNAIQTQATNALKGTSLSGSTIAIGGQTSTTNDTQSIASSDFIRTAAIMLIGILIALMVITRSVLQPFYILGTLLLAYIMSLSITRMLSSWFMGQDMLTWNTPFFGFIMLIALGVDYSIFLMMKYREFDNTSATPSTRIVRASAVIGAVVLSAALILSGTFAALMPSGVLTLIQVAMVVIIGLIILVFAIPAVIPSLIRLTYPLTDKMTDDAEAGEQTKRNRH; this is encoded by the coding sequence TTGAAAGGGAGTCATAGACGCTTTATAATCCAGGCACTCATTTGGGTCGTAGTAATGGTGGCGGCCATTGTTATGCTCCCAAATGTCAGCCAACTGGTTCGCGATAAGGGCCAGACACAGTTGCCGAGTTCGGCTAAGAGTCAAGTTGCACAAGTTATCCAAGATCATTGGGGACGTAATCAGAATAATACCCGCCAAGTGGTGGTGGTCTTTAGTAATGGTGATAAGCCATTAACAGCTAACCAGAAGCAAGAAATCGCTGGGACGATTCAACGCTTTAAGGTTCAAAAGTCGAAGTATCATGTGAAGTCAATGACGGCTGCGAGTGACAACTCAGCGGCTAAGAAACAATTGATTTCTAAAGATAAATCGACCGAGTTGTTACAATTAATGGTCGGTAAGACGCAGACTGTTGAGAATATGACTGCTAACATCACGGCTGGGGCGAAGACCAGTGGGGTGAAAACCTACATCACTGGGAGTGATATCTTAGACGATGACTTCACGCAAGAGACTGAAGCCGGGATTCAAAAGACCGAAATTATTACCGTCATCTTTATTTTCATTGTGTTGACGTTAGTCTTCCGGTCACCGATTACCCCACTTGTTTCATTGCTATCAGTCGGGGTATCCTTCATTATTTCGTTGAGTATCGTGATGAATTTGGTTAATAAATTTGATTTTCCACTGTCAAACTTTACCGAAGTCTTTATGGTCGTGGTGCTCTTTGGGATTGGGACCGACTACAATATTTTGCTGTTCGATCAATTCAAAGAAGAACTCAGTCATGGCGATAGTCCTGTTGCCGCGACTGGGCGAGCAGTAAAGATTGCTGGACGGACCATTCTCTATAGTGGCTCATCGGTATTAATTGGGTTTACATCGCTAGGTTTAGCGAACTTCTCAATTTATCGGTCAGCCGTTGGGGTTGCTATTGCGGTGGCGGTCTTGTTGTTAGTCTTACTAACCTTGAACCCATTCTTCATGGCAATCTTAGGGCCAAGACTATTCTGGCCGACTAAGAAGTTTGCCGGCGGTAGTACAAGTAAAATGTGGCATGGCATTTCGGCCAGTTCAGTGCGTTATCCAATTATCGCGTTGGTCGTGGTCCTAGGCGTGTCGTTGCCATTCATTTTGACGTATAATAATCAATTAAATTACGATACCTTAGCTGAATTGAAAGATACGATTCCAGCTAAGCAAGGGTTTAAAGTGGTTCAAACGCATTTCTCGAAAGGGACGGCGGAACCATCAACCCTATATATCAAGAGTGATCATGCGTTAAATAATGAAAAAGATTTAAAAGTGATTGATTCATTAACAAAACAACTGCAAAAAGTTGACGGGGTTAAGACCGTGGCTTCAGCGACCCAACCAGGTGGCTCAGAAATCAGTGCGTTATACGTTAAGAGTCAATTAGGAACAGTAACAAGTGGGATGAAATCGGCAAGTAAGGGCCTCACTAAGATTAGTAGTGGCTTAGATAGTGCCGATAGTCAGCTCAAAGGGTCCAACATGTCATCTGGTGTCAGCGACGCTAAAGAGCTTGCTACCGGGGCTAAAACGGTCGCTGACGGCGTGGTCACTTATGCTAATGGTGTTTACACGGTTAATAACGGGTTAGACCAGTTGAACAGTAAGACTGGTACGTTATCTAGTGGTGTCAACCAATTAGCAAGTGGCTCAAAGCAAGTTAGTACCGGGTTGAATACGTTAAGTAGTAAGACCGGGACGCTTGCCAGTGCCACGAGTCAGTTATCAACGGGGGCCAATAGTTTAAAGACCGGGGTCGTGACTTACACGAACGGCGTTTATACGGTTAATAAGGGCTTAAGTACGTTAAATAGTAAGACTGGTACGTTGAGTTCGAGTGTCAATCAACTATTTAGTGGGACCCAATCGTTGTCAACTGGGTTGGATAAGTTAAGTAGTAAAAATTCAACGATTGCTAATGGGACAGCAAATCTAACATCTAGTGTGGCACAACTACAAACTGGTGCTAGCTCAATTTCTAATGGTTTGGCCCAAATGGATGAACAGATTAAAGCTGGGACGAGTACCGTTGATACGGCTAAATTAGCCCAATTAACAGCTGGCTTAGATGCGATTAATAAGCAGATGGAAGCTTTAATTCAATCCTCTGGTAGTATTGAATCAAGCGTCTCAACTTTGAATTCTGTTTCAGACTCAATGTCGAAATCTCAATCTGGGATTACAAAAGACATGACGACTATTCAAGCTGCTTTAGAAAGTGCTGCCAAGACGGACGCTGCGGGTACGACTAGTACCAGTGTCAACGCCAATTCAGTTGCTTCGGCAGCGATTGCGGCAGCCGGATCGTCGGCAACGGATTCAGAAAAAGCGGCCATTAGTGCTGCGGTTGCTTCCGAATTTGCAAATACTAGTTCATCGACGGCAACTACAAAAGCTGGTTCGACAACTAATGCCACCGCTGGTTTACAAGCATTATCTGATTTACAAGAGCAATTAACCAGTATGGAAAAAGCAACGAAACAGTTGTCTGATTTAAGCAACCAGTTAAGCAGTTTGTCACAATTGTCTACGTTAGCTCAAAAGACAATTGACGTTAATAATAATTCTAAGACGGCAGTTAGTGGGCTTCAAACAGCAGTTGCCAGCATGCAAAAAATTGAAGTTGCGCTCAAAGGTACCAATACGCAACTTGGTTTAGTACCAGGTTCTAGTCAATTAACGACTGGACTGAGTCAACTACAATCTGGTACAACGACGTTAGCTTCCAGCTTAGGTGAATACACGAACGGCGTTTCAAGCGCTGCTTCGGGTGCTAACCAAGTCAACAATGGGGTTGGGACGTTACAATCATCAATTCCAACCTTAACGAGTGCCATCAGTGCTTTGGATGCTGGGACGAACAAGTTAGTTGCCAATTCCAGTGCCCTTAACAGTGGGGCTTCACAACTTGCAAGTGGTAATGGGCAATTAAATGCGCAAGTACCAACGCTTGTGAGTGGTGTTAACAAGTTATCTTCAGGCGCAAGCCAAGTTTCAACTGGGATGACGAGTTTACAAGGTCAAATTCCAACCTTAACGAGTGCAATCAGTGCATTAGACGCTGGGACCAATAAGTTAGTTGCTAATTCAGCAACCTTAGCGGACGGTGCTTCACAAGTTGCTGATGGGAACCAGACCATGTATACCACGTTACAAAGTCTAGTTAAGCAAATGGCAACCTTACAAAAGGGCTTAGGTACGGCGAGTGATGGCACGAAGACAATCAACAAAGGGGTTGGGTCAGCGAATAGCTACCTAGTCGGTTTGAAGAAGTCGGATGCGGCCAAGACTTACTATGTACCAAAGAGTACCTTGAAGGGTAAGACTTACAAGACTGCTTTGAAGGCTTACATGTCTGGTAATAACCATGCCACTAAGATGACGATTGTCTTAAATGATAATCCAAGTTCGAAGGCGGCGATGAATAAGGTTAATGCCATTCAAACGCAAGCAACTAATGCGTTGAAGGGGACTTCCTTATCAGGTTCAACGATTGCCATCGGTGGTCAGACATCAACGACTAACGATACCCAATCAATTGCGTCGAGTGACTTCATTCGGACGGCTGCGATTATGTTGATTGGGATTCTGATTGCCTTAATGGTTATCACTCGTTCAGTCTTGCAACCATTCTATATCTTAGGGACCTTGTTATTGGCTTACATTATGTCCTTAAGTATTACACGGATGCTCAGCAGTTGGTTCATGGGCCAAGATATGTTAACTTGGAACACCCCATTCTTCGGGTTTATCATGTTAATTGCCCTTGGGGTTGATTACAGTATCTTCTTGATGATGAAGTATCGTGAATTTGATAATACTTCGGCAACGCCAAGCACTCGGATTGTACGGGCCTCGGCTGTTATTGGCGCGGTTGTCTTATCCGCAGCGCTAATCTTGAGTGGGACCTTCGCGGCCTTGATGCCATCTGGGGTCTTAACCTTGATTCAAGTTGCAATGGTCGTTATCATTGGGCTGATTATCTTAGTCTTTGCGATTCCAGCGGTTATTCCAAGCTTGATTCGGTTAACGTATCCGTTGACTGATAAGATGACGGATGATGCCGAAGCTGGCGAGCAAACTAAGCGTAACCGACACTAA
- a CDS encoding cell wall metabolism sensor histidine kinase WalK, whose translation MQKTTDTTLTYEQLINRAIKRLVLTITLMISLIILVLVGGQQTINTTHEAHDLMSSLKRANIKDVPSFIQWNNSTTRNTKQPAFIRVTTQKATLTTTTKNRRTILTSPSSKSFFANRQTHLVGPLIYVQKFGFVLLYTQKDGHNTYQLGVSLQRLMHSLLILIALIIAVTLLTLAIGTWWAHRLAARLSAPTIALVHETKYTSNNPEADQPTLKVPTSPREINDLGQAFNELLVTQNHRLQHERQFISDASHELRTPIAAIRGNLSLIRRRGTAHPEVIPESLHFIDEESLRMQHLIENLLHLSRADRAKLTLTDQNLSDLLLQLADHYQPSWSQPLKLAIAPNIHVAGNAEMLQQIVVALLDNAHKYSPADQPITLSLTQTAEQTQLAVADLGEGVPDDQKAAIFQRFYRVDQARSQTIEGSGLGLAIVQQLVTLNQATITVTDNQPQGTIFTVSWKIN comes from the coding sequence ATGCAAAAAACAACTGACACCACCCTCACCTATGAACAACTGATTAACCGGGCCATCAAACGGCTGGTATTGACCATCACCCTGATGATTAGCTTGATTATCTTAGTCTTAGTTGGGGGCCAGCAGACCATTAATACGACGCATGAGGCCCATGACCTGATGAGCAGTCTCAAACGAGCCAATATTAAAGACGTCCCGAGCTTTATCCAGTGGAATAATTCGACCACTCGCAACACGAAGCAACCCGCCTTTATTCGGGTCACGACGCAAAAAGCCACGTTAACGACCACGACGAAGAATCGCCGCACCATCTTAACGTCACCGTCATCCAAAAGCTTTTTCGCTAACCGGCAAACACACCTAGTTGGACCATTAATTTACGTCCAAAAATTCGGTTTCGTTCTATTGTATACACAAAAAGACGGTCACAATACGTATCAACTAGGCGTCAGCTTGCAGCGCTTAATGCATAGCTTACTCATTTTGATTGCGTTAATCATTGCAGTTACCCTCTTGACGCTAGCCATTGGCACTTGGTGGGCCCACCGTTTGGCTGCCCGGTTAAGTGCACCGACGATTGCGCTCGTTCATGAAACGAAATATACGTCAAATAATCCTGAAGCCGATCAACCAACCTTAAAAGTTCCGACCAGTCCACGTGAAATCAACGATTTAGGCCAAGCTTTTAATGAACTTTTAGTGACCCAGAATCACCGCCTGCAACACGAACGGCAATTTATTTCAGATGCTTCTCATGAATTACGGACCCCGATTGCGGCTATTCGGGGTAATCTCAGTCTCATTCGTCGCCGGGGCACGGCTCATCCGGAAGTCATTCCGGAATCGTTACACTTTATCGATGAAGAGTCCTTGCGAATGCAGCATTTGATTGAGAATCTCTTACATTTATCTCGGGCCGACCGAGCCAAGTTAACCTTGACGGACCAAAACTTATCGGACCTCTTGTTACAACTCGCTGATCATTATCAGCCGTCTTGGTCACAACCGTTAAAATTAGCCATTGCTCCCAATATTCATGTCGCCGGTAATGCCGAAATGTTACAACAAATTGTGGTCGCCCTCTTAGATAATGCGCATAAGTATTCACCAGCTGACCAGCCGATTACGTTAAGCTTAACTCAGACCGCTGAACAAACTCAGCTGGCCGTCGCTGATTTAGGTGAAGGCGTCCCTGACGACCAAAAAGCTGCCATTTTCCAACGATTCTATCGCGTCGACCAAGCACGGTCGCAAACGATTGAAGGCAGTGGCCTAGGCTTAGCAATTGTGCAACAACTCGTCACTTTAAACCAAGCGACTATCACGGTCACTGATAATCAGCCCCAAGGGACGATTTTCACAGTAAGCTGGAAAATAAACTGA
- a CDS encoding response regulator transcription factor, with protein sequence MKNTILIVEDEHSLSGYLTKELQFEDFNVLVADDGLAAMATYEAHQNELLLILLDWMLPKLDGMEVLRRIRKHDQVPVIIMTARDYIGDKVAGLDNGADDYMTKPFEIEELLARVRVIQRRAENQAEPNQVYQLDDLILDTKAHRVTNAGDDVQLTHREYDLLQFFLAHPEQVFTRDDLLDQVWGADFLGQQNVVDVYVGYLRNKIISPTATEPLIKTVRGVGYKLREPLANAKNN encoded by the coding sequence ATGAAAAATACAATTCTAATCGTGGAAGATGAACACAGCCTCTCCGGTTACCTAACCAAAGAACTACAATTTGAAGATTTCAACGTGCTAGTCGCTGACGATGGCTTGGCGGCAATGGCGACTTATGAAGCCCATCAAAATGAACTCTTACTCATCTTATTAGACTGGATGCTCCCCAAGCTAGACGGTATGGAAGTTCTCCGGCGGATCCGTAAACACGACCAAGTCCCAGTCATCATCATGACTGCGCGGGATTATATCGGCGATAAAGTCGCTGGCTTAGACAACGGGGCCGATGATTATATGACGAAGCCCTTCGAAATTGAAGAACTCTTAGCTCGGGTCCGGGTCATTCAGCGCCGCGCCGAAAACCAAGCTGAACCCAATCAAGTCTATCAACTTGATGACCTGATTTTAGATACCAAAGCACATCGGGTAACCAACGCCGGTGACGATGTCCAACTTACCCATCGCGAATACGACCTGTTACAATTTTTCTTAGCCCATCCCGAACAAGTCTTCACCCGTGATGACTTACTCGACCAAGTCTGGGGGGCCGACTTTTTAGGCCAACAAAACGTGGTTGATGTCTACGTTGGTTATTTACGCAATAAAATTATCAGTCCAACCGCTACAGAACCCTTAATTAAAACGGTCCGCGGGGTTGGCTATAAACTAAGGGAGCCGTTAGCCAATGCAAAAAACAACTGA
- the celB gene encoding PTS cellobiose transporter subunit IIC: MSENNKSSFVNDRLVPLFGKIAGSRHLIALRDGMTLAVPMIIIGSVFMIIAQFPIKGYQTFMLNTFGKNWATIVQYPTNASFHVMGLIAVIGIAYNLAKSYKVDPISAAIVSMSAFLLTIPFTSDKAGALWVPLTQLDSAGLFTALIIGLFITDLYVFMVHRNWTIKMPDSVPPAVSNSFAALVPGAIILVLIWLLRLLVEATPMQSIPNVISFVLAKPLGLLSNTLPGAMVAEFVVCILWIFGIHGANVVSGVMQPIWLAAMSQNAHALQAGKALPNVVTQQFFDNFVHMGGSGATLGLAFMIAFVSKSAEFKTLGKLIIGPAIFNINEPIVFGLPIVMNYRMAIPFIVAPLANVVTTYVTMSTGLVAKTMGVMVPWTTPPIISGYLATGHISGVVLQIANIIMDGAIYYFFFKALDRDKIKEEKTFAEKQAAGETVKA, encoded by the coding sequence ATGAGCGAAAATAATAAATCAAGTTTCGTTAATGATCGACTTGTCCCATTATTTGGTAAGATTGCTGGTTCTCGTCACTTAATCGCGTTACGTGATGGGATGACACTAGCCGTACCAATGATTATTATCGGGTCGGTCTTCATGATTATCGCGCAGTTTCCAATCAAAGGGTATCAAACATTCATGTTGAATACCTTTGGTAAGAACTGGGCAACGATTGTTCAATATCCAACTAACGCCTCGTTCCATGTGATGGGGTTGATTGCCGTTATCGGGATTGCTTATAACTTGGCAAAGAGTTACAAAGTTGATCCAATTTCAGCGGCAATTGTTTCGATGAGTGCTTTCTTATTAACGATTCCATTCACCAGCGATAAAGCTGGGGCTTTATGGGTACCATTGACCCAACTTGATTCAGCCGGTTTGTTTACAGCTCTTATTATTGGTCTATTTATTACCGATCTTTATGTCTTTATGGTGCACCGCAATTGGACGATTAAAATGCCCGATAGTGTACCGCCGGCTGTTAGTAACTCGTTTGCGGCGTTAGTACCAGGGGCCATCATCTTGGTTCTAATCTGGTTATTACGCTTACTTGTGGAAGCAACGCCAATGCAAAGTATTCCAAATGTCATTTCTTTCGTTTTGGCAAAACCATTGGGCTTACTAAGCAACACCTTACCTGGTGCGATGGTCGCTGAATTCGTCGTTTGTATCCTTTGGATCTTTGGGATTCATGGTGCCAACGTGGTCAGTGGTGTCATGCAACCAATCTGGTTGGCTGCGATGTCACAAAATGCGCATGCGTTACAAGCTGGTAAAGCTTTGCCAAACGTCGTTACCCAACAATTCTTCGATAACTTCGTCCACATGGGTGGTTCTGGTGCGACCTTAGGGTTAGCTTTCATGATTGCCTTTGTCTCGAAGAGTGCTGAATTTAAGACGTTAGGTAAATTGATTATTGGTCCGGCGATCTTTAATATCAATGAACCAATCGTCTTCGGGTTACCAATCGTTATGAACTATCGGATGGCAATTCCATTTATCGTGGCACCATTAGCTAACGTTGTGACCACTTACGTCACGATGTCGACTGGCTTGGTTGCTAAGACGATGGGGGTCATGGTTCCTTGGACCACGCCGCCAATTATTTCTGGTTACTTAGCAACGGGTCACATTTCTGGGGTGGTTTTACAAATTGCTAATATCATCATGGATGGTGCGATTTACTACTTCTTCTTTAAGGCCTTAGATCGTGATAAGATTAAAGAAGAAAAAACGTTTGCTGAAAAACAAGCGGCTGGCGAAACTGTCAAAGCTTAA